The following proteins are encoded in a genomic region of Thermococcus henrietii:
- the arcC gene encoding carbamate kinase — protein MKRVVIALGGNAILQRGQKGTYEEQMENVRKTARQIADIIERGYEVVITHGNGPQVGALLLHMDAGQQVYGIPAQPMDVAGAMTQGQIGYMIQQALINELRARGIDRPVATIVTQTLVDKNDPAFQNPSKPVGPFYDEETAKKLAKEKGWVVVEDAGRGWRRVVPSPDPKGHVEAPVIQELVEKGFIVIASGGGGVPVVEEGGELRGVEAVIDKDLAGEKLAEEVKADIFMILTDVNGAAINFGKPDEKWLERVTVGELRKYYEEGHFKKGSMGPKVLAVIRFVEWGGERGIIASLDKAVEALEGKTGTQVVKG, from the coding sequence ATGAAGAGAGTCGTCATAGCCCTTGGCGGTAACGCAATCCTCCAGCGAGGTCAGAAGGGAACCTACGAGGAGCAGATGGAGAACGTGAGAAAAACCGCCAGACAGATAGCGGATATAATCGAGAGGGGCTACGAGGTCGTTATAACACACGGAAACGGTCCGCAGGTCGGTGCACTGCTCCTCCATATGGACGCGGGCCAGCAGGTTTACGGCATTCCCGCACAGCCAATGGACGTCGCGGGCGCGATGACGCAGGGGCAGATTGGCTACATGATACAGCAGGCCCTAATCAACGAGCTCCGCGCGCGCGGTATAGACAGGCCAGTCGCGACGATAGTGACCCAGACGCTTGTGGATAAAAACGACCCTGCCTTCCAGAACCCGAGCAAGCCAGTCGGGCCCTTCTACGACGAGGAGACGGCCAAAAAACTCGCGAAGGAGAAGGGCTGGGTTGTCGTTGAGGATGCTGGAAGGGGCTGGAGAAGGGTAGTGCCGAGCCCTGACCCCAAGGGGCACGTCGAGGCCCCCGTAATCCAGGAGCTCGTTGAGAAGGGCTTCATAGTCATCGCGAGCGGTGGCGGTGGCGTTCCCGTTGTTGAGGAGGGCGGAGAGCTTAGAGGTGTTGAGGCGGTCATAGACAAGGATTTGGCCGGCGAGAAGCTGGCGGAGGAGGTCAAGGCCGATATCTTCATGATTCTCACCGACGTCAACGGCGCGGCAATAAACTTCGGAAAGCCGGACGAGAAGTGGCTTGAGAGGGTTACCGTTGGAGAGCTGAGAAAGTACTACGAGGAAGGCCACTTCAAAAAGGGAAGCATGGGGCCGAAGGTTCTGGCTGTGATAAGGTTCGTCGAGTGGGGAGGTGAGAGGGGAATCATAGCCTCGCTCGATAAAGCAGTGGAGGCCCTTGAGGGGAAGACCGGAACCCAGGTTGTAAAGGGCTGA